A genomic region of Candidatus Methylacidithermus pantelleriae contains the following coding sequences:
- the yidC gene encoding membrane protein insertase YidC, giving the protein MDRSNWTAVLICLLLLLAWQLYLQQRYPTQPAEEPSRALPRKSLAAGPGVSQWPLGHASPETAPSIVLENESIRAVLTSAGGGVLNVELKKHWGNRGHVILNRDARDPVLEMILWKGGEQGPQPLTQFETDQKPGEVIFRTTLPGGILLERHYRLAGDYLIRMEQRLTNPSDHDASVSEWWLNLGIGSPAASQEPPRELAANWFFAKELRVGRASVLDFNPSSFLGVTWREARDRIVSQEGELGWAAVKSQYFLLLLLPDSQFPPDEVLCFRQPIWVFDRKGNRVETLAIQALARFPSLSVPKGKTTAQEFLLYAGPKEYRRLQALGRDAEMAMEFGMWGWIIKPLLGIMNGLHRLIPNYGVVIIVFTLTLKALAWPLQSLANRQMRAMQLLTPKIREIQERYKDDPQKIQSETFKLYKEYGVNPTGGCLPILIQIPIFIGFYRLLQTSVELRHQSFLWIQDLTQPDTVYTLPVVGFDVNVLPLIMAGTQFILARLQPSSGDNPQLKLIQWLPFVFVIFLYNFASALCLYWTVNNICTIFQTYWNLKQPPPTLQKRKKRPGFSALRR; this is encoded by the coding sequence ATGGATCGATCCAATTGGACCGCCGTATTGATCTGTCTTCTTCTCCTTTTGGCCTGGCAACTCTACCTCCAGCAACGCTATCCGACCCAGCCAGCGGAAGAGCCGAGCCGGGCGCTTCCGCGCAAGAGTCTCGCAGCCGGCCCCGGAGTGAGCCAGTGGCCTTTAGGCCATGCTTCCCCCGAGACGGCACCTTCGATTGTTTTGGAAAATGAGTCTATCCGTGCGGTGCTAACCAGTGCGGGCGGTGGCGTTTTGAACGTCGAGTTAAAGAAACACTGGGGGAATCGGGGTCATGTCATTCTTAACCGGGATGCTCGTGATCCGGTCTTGGAAATGATTCTTTGGAAGGGGGGAGAACAAGGGCCGCAGCCGTTGACCCAGTTTGAAACCGACCAAAAGCCTGGAGAGGTCATCTTTCGCACAACCCTCCCGGGAGGGATCCTGTTGGAACGGCATTATCGGTTGGCCGGCGATTACCTCATTCGCATGGAACAGCGGCTGACGAACCCGTCCGACCATGACGCATCAGTTTCCGAATGGTGGCTGAATCTAGGAATCGGTTCTCCTGCAGCGTCACAGGAACCCCCAAGGGAGCTTGCGGCTAACTGGTTTTTTGCCAAGGAGCTGCGGGTGGGCCGCGCCAGCGTCCTGGACTTTAATCCCTCCAGCTTTCTTGGGGTCACATGGCGGGAGGCTAGGGATCGCATTGTGAGCCAGGAAGGGGAGCTCGGCTGGGCGGCCGTCAAAAGCCAGTATTTTCTCCTTCTTCTCTTGCCGGATTCCCAGTTTCCTCCCGACGAGGTCCTTTGTTTCCGGCAACCGATCTGGGTTTTCGATCGAAAAGGGAATCGGGTTGAAACTCTAGCCATCCAGGCCCTGGCACGGTTTCCCTCCCTGTCAGTCCCGAAAGGGAAAACGACGGCCCAGGAGTTTCTTCTGTACGCGGGCCCAAAGGAATACCGCAGGCTACAGGCTTTGGGCCGGGACGCAGAAATGGCAATGGAGTTTGGAATGTGGGGCTGGATCATCAAACCCCTGTTGGGCATTATGAATGGCCTTCACCGGCTCATTCCCAACTATGGGGTGGTCATTATCGTCTTTACACTTACCTTAAAAGCTCTTGCCTGGCCGCTGCAGTCTCTCGCCAATCGGCAGATGAGAGCCATGCAGCTTTTAACACCCAAAATCAGGGAGATCCAAGAGCGATACAAAGACGACCCCCAGAAAATCCAATCAGAAACGTTTAAATTGTACAAAGAATACGGAGTGAACCCCACGGGTGGTTGTTTGCCGATTCTCATCCAGATCCCCATTTTTATCGGCTTCTATCGTTTACTTCAAACTTCCGTGGAATTGCGTCACCAGTCTTTTCTCTGGATCCAGGATCTCACCCAACCTGACACCGTGTACACTTTGCCGGTTGTGGGTTTTGACGTGAACGTTCTCCCATTGATCATGGCGGGGACGCAATTCATTCTTGCTCGATTACAACCTTCTTCCGGAGATAACCCGCAGCTAAAATTGATCCAGTGGTTGCCGTTTGTGTTTGTCATCTTTTTGTACAATTTCGCGTCAGCCTTATGCCTCTACTGGACCGTGAACAATATCTGTACGATTTTCCAGACCTATTGGAATCTCAAACAACCCCCTCCCACGTTGCAAAAGCGAAAGAAGCGTCCCGGGTTTTCCGCCTTGCGTCGGTGA
- the rpmH gene encoding 50S ribosomal protein L34 yields MKRTYQPSKKRCLRQYGFLARTRTRLGRLILRRRRKKGRYRLVPARTRHKFARHTRT; encoded by the coding sequence ATGAAGCGGACGTATCAACCCTCCAAGAAACGCTGTCTGAGACAGTACGGTTTTTTGGCGCGCACACGAACCCGCCTGGGGCGCTTGATCTTGCGGCGAAGAAGGAAAAAGGGACGGTATCGATTGGTACCAGCGCGAACCCGACACAAGTTTGCCCGACACACCCGGACCTAG
- a CDS encoding PUR family DNA/RNA-binding protein: MEADLKNIKSEKITVERKHFFFDLKENQRGRFLRITEDVRGRRDTIIIPAPGLHEFRRVLDSMIEASMKDGDQAQT, translated from the coding sequence ATGGAGGCGGATCTCAAGAACATAAAGAGTGAAAAGATCACGGTAGAGCGGAAGCACTTCTTTTTTGACCTCAAAGAAAATCAAAGAGGTCGCTTTCTTCGGATTACCGAAGACGTGCGAGGACGGCGGGACACGATCATTATTCCAGCACCGGGCCTCCATGAGTTCCGGAGGGTTCTGGATTCGATGATCGAAGCCTCCATGAAGGATGGAGATCAGGCGCAAACCTGA
- the rnpA gene encoding ribonuclease P protein component produces MERLFSEGTRWSDPAVLLFTLPKEDPSEPAEVAFLVSRKLKRAVLRNRLRRRMREIYRRWVGVGDKPYYLAWVAREPATQLDFWSLREKMLRLYRKFSSQR; encoded by the coding sequence ATGGAGCGGCTTTTTTCCGAGGGAACACGATGGTCTGACCCGGCAGTCCTGCTTTTTACCCTTCCCAAGGAGGATCCTTCCGAGCCGGCGGAGGTGGCTTTCCTGGTGAGCCGGAAACTTAAGAGGGCAGTTCTGCGGAACCGGTTGCGGCGGAGGATGCGGGAAATTTATCGCAGATGGGTCGGGGTGGGAGACAAACCGTATTATCTTGCCTGGGTAGCAAGGGAACCGGCTACTCAGCTCGACTTTTGGTCGTTGCGGGAAAAGATGCTACGATTGTATCGAAAGTTCTCCTCCCAGCGATGA
- the nadB gene encoding L-aspartate oxidase — protein MDDSTPSFQAAREFDFVVVGSGLAGLFFAWKSAQRGTVALLTKGNPQESNTRYAQGGIACVMSPDDSLELHIQDTLLAGAGLCKEPVVRTIVEAGPGVVRELVELGVPFTARESGEGDEFDLGREGGHSRRRILHVDDATGEAIEKVLWDRVASHPRVSVFPGWMAVELITLRRLGFDAQDRCIGIYALERATGKMAAFLGQHTVLATGGCGKTYLYTSNPDVATGDGVAMAFRAGVPIANMEFIQFHPTCLYHPAAKNFLISEAVRGEGGILLNAQGQRFMEAVHPLKELAPRDVVARAIEAEIKKSGHPCVYLDIRHKGRAYLTKRFPTIYAKCLSVGLDIAEEPIPVVPAAHYQCGGIVTDWEGRTPLPGLWAIGEVACTGFHGANRLASNSLLEAAVMADRAARAAQKEQASRLAVTLPEWDPRGKTLSDERLIIAQNWREIRQLMWDYVGIVRTVSRLQRARQRLNGIVSEIEEMFESQSLTADLVELRNLAWVACLIVDCALSRRESRGLHYVLDYPEPDATRPPQDTVLWREPLPLRGR, from the coding sequence ATGGATGATTCTACTCCTTCCTTTCAAGCCGCCCGGGAGTTTGATTTTGTGGTGGTAGGCAGCGGCTTGGCAGGGCTTTTTTTTGCTTGGAAGAGCGCTCAAAGGGGAACTGTAGCCCTTCTGACCAAGGGAAACCCGCAGGAAAGTAACACCCGCTATGCCCAGGGGGGGATAGCGTGCGTGATGTCTCCGGATGACTCGTTGGAACTCCACATTCAGGACACTCTCTTGGCTGGGGCTGGTCTTTGCAAAGAACCCGTCGTGAGAACGATCGTGGAGGCGGGGCCGGGTGTTGTCCGTGAACTTGTGGAATTAGGGGTTCCGTTTACTGCTCGAGAAAGTGGGGAAGGGGACGAATTTGACCTGGGCAGGGAAGGCGGGCATTCCCGAAGGAGAATCCTTCATGTGGATGACGCCACAGGAGAGGCTATCGAAAAGGTGCTCTGGGACCGCGTTGCCTCCCATCCGAGGGTGAGTGTTTTTCCTGGTTGGATGGCCGTAGAACTCATCACGTTGCGCCGGTTGGGTTTCGATGCGCAGGATCGATGCATCGGGATCTATGCTTTGGAACGGGCTACGGGAAAAATGGCTGCTTTTTTGGGCCAACACACGGTTCTGGCCACGGGCGGCTGTGGGAAAACCTATCTTTACACCTCTAACCCCGATGTGGCGACGGGGGATGGGGTTGCTATGGCTTTTCGCGCGGGGGTGCCCATCGCAAATATGGAGTTTATCCAGTTTCATCCTACCTGTTTGTATCATCCGGCAGCCAAAAATTTTCTCATTAGCGAAGCCGTGCGAGGGGAGGGAGGGATTTTGCTCAATGCCCAGGGCCAGAGGTTTATGGAGGCGGTTCATCCTTTGAAGGAGCTAGCCCCGAGAGATGTGGTAGCGCGGGCGATTGAAGCGGAGATTAAGAAAAGCGGTCACCCGTGTGTCTATTTGGACATCCGGCACAAGGGAAGAGCGTATCTTACGAAGCGGTTTCCCACGATTTATGCTAAATGTCTTTCTGTCGGCCTGGATATTGCCGAAGAACCGATTCCGGTGGTACCGGCCGCCCATTACCAGTGCGGGGGGATTGTCACAGATTGGGAAGGCCGCACCCCGCTGCCCGGTCTTTGGGCAATTGGAGAGGTGGCTTGCACGGGGTTCCACGGAGCCAACCGGTTGGCAAGCAATTCCCTTTTGGAAGCCGCGGTGATGGCAGACCGAGCTGCCCGTGCCGCACAGAAGGAACAGGCTTCGCGCTTGGCCGTAACCCTTCCCGAATGGGATCCGCGGGGAAAGACTCTCTCCGACGAGCGTCTCATCATCGCTCAGAACTGGCGGGAAATTCGACAGCTCATGTGGGACTACGTTGGCATTGTGCGAACGGTCTCCCGGCTACAAAGAGCGCGCCAGCGGCTTAACGGAATCGTATCGGAAATCGAGGAAATGTTTGAAAGCCAGTCCCTTACTGCTGATCTCGTCGAGCTTCGCAACCTAGCATGGGTCGCTTGCCTGATTGTGGACTGTGCGCTTTCACGGCGGGAAAGTCGAGGACTTCACTACGTTCTGGACTATCCCGAGCCAGACGCTACAAGGCCCCCGCAGGATACCGTGCTCTGGCGGGAGCCTCTTCCGTTGAGGGGTCGGTGA
- a CDS encoding energy transducer TonB yields the protein MDRNLPQNGKSQAQATANPREAPSTRPPRKETFENAEFPVVRADSPSQAPSPGVGPERRAPERQSSNSSSQETFRWQQPATGSPGSVRTQERYRREIHGGRTAEIGPSSPEAAETELGRYKAKMYRAIGSAWYWLVDQNMTLLALGTVRIKFYVTADGTVRDLSVMTESGETAVLRAISLQSIRKAFPMEPFSESLKRQVGDGFWEECSFTIY from the coding sequence ATGGACCGAAATCTTCCCCAAAATGGAAAAAGCCAAGCGCAAGCAACGGCGAATCCCAGAGAAGCTCCCAGCACCCGTCCTCCCCGCAAAGAAACCTTCGAGAACGCGGAATTCCCTGTTGTTCGTGCGGATTCTCCTTCCCAAGCGCCCTCTCCCGGGGTCGGACCCGAACGACGCGCCCCTGAACGCCAATCTTCCAACAGTTCATCCCAAGAAACGTTCCGCTGGCAGCAACCAGCTACCGGATCGCCCGGATCCGTCCGGACTCAGGAACGCTATCGAAGGGAGATCCATGGAGGTCGAACCGCAGAGATCGGTCCCTCCTCTCCCGAAGCCGCGGAAACCGAACTGGGGCGGTACAAAGCCAAGATGTATCGCGCAATCGGCTCGGCATGGTATTGGTTAGTCGACCAAAATATGACCCTTCTGGCTTTGGGAACCGTGCGGATTAAATTTTATGTGACCGCCGACGGGACGGTTCGAGACCTTTCGGTAATGACGGAAAGCGGGGAGACTGCCGTTCTGCGGGCGATTTCCCTACAATCCATCCGGAAAGCTTTTCCCATGGAGCCGTTTTCCGAAAGTTTGAAAAGACAGGTAGGAGATGGGTTCTGGGAAGAGTGCAGCTTTACCATCTATTAG
- a CDS encoding polyprenyl synthetase family protein, whose protein sequence is MDTSNPCQSYPAGVRGAGHWTKLLVPFEAWLQALDRRVLEEISAFDPALAPQLGDTLSSHGKRLRPVVALLSAEATGGIRPAHLDLALIVEMIHLATLVHDDIVDGAVTRRGAPTAFLRWGADVSVLLGDCLFSHALKICADLPREVFRSVAASVCVVCTGEILQLQRRFDLRLGEGEYLRIAQMKTGELFAMPCQLAASLNSSPSGIQEALGEYGRLVGTAFQIYDDCLDLLGSEEETGKTLGTDLGQGRLTLPLLYLLDSPNGGAKECVLSVLGNGSPEKRSELLEFLFSHGALERAGATVQRLLEQSRNTLRCLPEKEAGDRLCHLTYLLEEEFQTLVHRPVRHSFFPRNS, encoded by the coding sequence TTGGACACCTCAAATCCGTGTCAATCGTATCCTGCGGGGGTGCGTGGCGCCGGCCATTGGACAAAACTTTTGGTCCCCTTCGAAGCGTGGCTTCAAGCTTTGGATCGCAGGGTGTTGGAGGAGATCAGCGCGTTTGACCCAGCGCTTGCTCCCCAGCTTGGCGACACCCTATCCAGTCACGGCAAGAGGCTTAGGCCGGTTGTTGCCCTTCTTTCCGCTGAGGCTACCGGTGGGATTCGACCGGCACATTTGGATCTGGCTCTCATCGTAGAAATGATCCACCTGGCAACTCTGGTCCACGACGATATTGTGGATGGGGCCGTTACCCGGAGAGGAGCCCCGACCGCTTTTCTTCGTTGGGGAGCGGATGTTTCGGTACTGCTGGGTGACTGCCTCTTTTCCCATGCCTTGAAAATATGCGCTGATTTGCCGCGAGAAGTGTTTCGATCGGTTGCTGCTTCCGTTTGCGTGGTCTGTACGGGAGAAATTCTCCAGCTCCAACGACGGTTCGATCTTCGATTGGGAGAGGGCGAATACTTGCGGATCGCTCAAATGAAGACAGGGGAACTTTTTGCAATGCCTTGCCAGCTGGCAGCCTCCCTTAACAGCTCTCCTAGTGGGATACAAGAGGCCCTGGGGGAGTACGGAAGACTGGTGGGGACCGCTTTTCAGATTTATGACGACTGCTTAGACCTACTGGGGAGCGAGGAGGAGACCGGCAAAACACTGGGTACCGACCTTGGGCAAGGCCGGTTGACCCTGCCGCTTCTCTATCTACTTGATTCTCCCAATGGTGGGGCCAAAGAGTGCGTGCTGTCCGTTCTGGGCAATGGTTCTCCTGAAAAGCGTTCCGAGCTGTTGGAGTTTCTTTTCTCCCATGGAGCGTTAGAGCGGGCCGGGGCAACGGTTCAAAGACTCTTAGAGCAAAGCCGCAACACGCTGCGTTGCCTTCCAGAAAAGGAGGCCGGGGATCGTCTTTGCCACTTAACCTACTTGTTGGAAGAGGAATTCCAGACGCTTGTCCATCGGCCGGTCCGACATAGCTTTTTTCCTCGCAACTCCTAG
- the yidD gene encoding membrane protein insertion efficiency factor YidD, producing the protein MSPARKLLWLYRVLGTPLRVFWLGGLGHCRYFPTCSVYFVEAVERHGWGVGVYLAMRRLLRCHPWGGYGYDPVPPRLPGPRKRNGRS; encoded by the coding sequence ATGAGTCCGGCTCGAAAGCTTCTTTGGTTGTATCGTGTGCTGGGCACTCCTCTCCGTGTTTTCTGGCTTGGAGGGCTCGGTCATTGTCGATATTTTCCCACCTGTTCCGTGTATTTCGTCGAAGCAGTGGAACGGCATGGATGGGGAGTCGGAGTCTACTTGGCAATGCGGCGATTGTTGCGTTGCCATCCTTGGGGGGGATATGGGTACGATCCTGTCCCGCCCAGGTTGCCTGGCCCACGCAAAAGAAACGGAAGGTCATAA